A region from the Desulfomarina profundi genome encodes:
- a CDS encoding phage integrase N-terminal SAM-like domain-containing protein, with the protein MISDIIMPNMESKKKFVPDRKLKLLDQVRETMRYYHYALSTEKTYCQWILRYIYFYDKKRHPRDMGPRVVERFLS; encoded by the coding sequence ATGATATCTGATATTATCATGCCTAACATGGAAAGCAAGAAGAAATTTGTTCCGGACAGAAAATTGAAATTGCTCGATCAAGTGCGTGAAACCATGCGGTATTATCACTACGCACTGTCGACGGAGAAGACCTATTGTCAATGGATTCTCCGCTATATCTATTTTTATGATAAAAAACGGCATCCCCGTGATATGGGGCCAAGGGTGGTAGAACGATTTCTCTCTTGA